The Phycisphaerae bacterium genomic interval AGACCCGGGCCGGACGAGACGACCCCAACCAGACCGATCGGTGAGTACGCCCAATCCTGCCTCGGCCGCGAGCGGATGTTCCAGTACTTCAGCGCACGGAACAAGACCCCCGTCGCCCTTGTGCGGCTCAATTACGCCGTCGATCTGCGCTACGGCGTGCTGGTCGACGTGGCCCGGAAAGTACACGACGGCGAGCCGGTCTCGCTGGCCATGGGCTACGCGAACGTGATCTGGCAAGGCGACGCCAACGCGGCCATCCTGCGGTGCCTGAGACACTGCACTTCCCCCCCGTTCATCCTCAACCTCACCGGGCTGGAGATTCTGTCCATCCGCGAGGTAGCCGAGGTGTTCGGCAACATGTTCGGCCGCAAGCCAGTCTTCGAGGGCAAGGAAGAGCCGACCGCACTCCTGAGCAATGCCGGGAGATACGGCGACCTCATGGGTCCGCCGTTGGTATCCGCCGATCAGCTCATCAACTGGGTTGCCCATTGGGTAGCCGCCGGCGGCCGCCTGCTGAACAAACCCACACACTTCGAGGCTCGCGACGGCCGTTTCTGAACCGCATGCCACCGCACCTCCCCCCTCAGCAGCAGCCAGCTGCTTGACCGACCAGGCTCGCCGCTTGCGGACTCAACCCCGAAGGAAGGGCTTCAACTTTGGGCGCGGTACCTTCGCCGACGAACCAACTCGTCAAACCAGCTCCCTGGCGGAACGGGTCATGCGCCTGCCCACCCAACACGATGCTTGGCGGGCGCAAGAGAAAAGAGCCGGGCGCGCCAAGGGCGCTCCCGGCTCCATGATTTTGCCATCTTCCCTTCCTCAACCCGCTGTGAGGATCAGCGACGACGCAGGAAGAGGCCGCCGAGCGCAAGCAGGCACAGGGTTGCCGGCTCGGGCAGAAGGCGGATGTCATCGTAGCCGACGCCCCCACCACCGCTGTCAGCCCACAGGTCCAGCGCCGCAATCGACTTGACGTGATTCGCGTCGCCCGCATTGTACCAGTCGGCCGTTCCAACATAGGCACCGCCGTAATAGGTGGTCTGGGTGTTGGCGTCCAGATCGATCGCCACCTTGATCTGCTTCCACTGATCGTAGGCGATCGGAACACCCGGCTTCTCCGAACTCTCGTCGTCGGTGACCAGGTTCGTCCCGTAGTCGAACTTCATCTGTACGCTCCAACCCTTCGGAGCAGAGCCGCCGATGTTGTAGTTGTTCATCATGATGAAGTACGTCTGGGTACCCGCGTGAGTGCTCGGAATGTACTGCATCGCGGTGAACACGTACTTGCCGCTGGTGTAGCCGCTGTACTGCTGAACCAGATCGTCGCCCGCGGTCATCTCGACCATCTGGTCACCCGCTGAACTGGGCTTCGGATCCACCTTCACGGCAGCATTCACGCCACCGGCGTCCCAGCCATCCCAGCCGCCTACACCGTCCAGCACGGTGCCTGCGGCATACGACTGGAAATCGTCGGACCAAAGGGCGCCCATGGCGGGGACGGCCATCAAGGCCAGAAGGGCCACAGCTGACATGACATGCTTCATGATCTCTCCTCCCGAATGATTGAGGTTTCTGCAGGGCGTCTGGCGCAGACACACGAGCACCATTCAGGAAACACCCCGCTGGTCTTCCGAATATGCCAAGTACCCCTCCTCCTCGAACGAGATGGGCCATGGCATCCTTCAGGATACAGCCGATGTTCTGGGACTTCAATGAGATTCTCGCACTTTTTTGACGGATTTCTGTCTCCTGGAGATGGTATGCCGCCATCTGGCTCTGGCGTCATCGAGAAGCCTAACCACCTGCGAACACATTGCTTATGCCCTCACTTTGTGTTCCCGGGAGGCATCTGAAGGGAAGGGAGAACACATGCCGAAACACCTGAAAGCCGGATCAGAACGGCGAGATGCTCCCCAGGAGAGGCCTTCTGCGCAGGGCGTGGATCCGGTGATCACCCTCGCTAAATCGATTTCCTACGCCACGTCGAACCACGAAGGCCACACCAAGGCAGCTTCCGGTCACAGCCAGTGAGGGCTATACTGGGGAATCATGCCAGTCCAACCTCGACCTGCGGGAATCGTTGCGTCGGCCCGTCTTCGCCCCTGCTTGGCCTGTGCCCTCCCATGGGCCCTGGCCATCCTGGGCGGATGCACCGGAATCAAGACCATCGTGGATCCGCTCAATGTCCTCGGCGGAGCCAAGCCCCCGATCCGCGTCGGCGTAACCACGCTCGACTTGGCCCCCCCGCTACTCATGCTGCCGAAACGCGAGCTGTTCAACCTGGCCATGGCCGACTACCTCAAGGAGCAGGTCCATTTCGAACTGCTGACACCACGGCAGATCCGAGTGCATCTAGGCACAGGACGCATGGCGTTCGCCATGCTCCGGCCGGTCGACTACGCCCGGATGACGCCGACCGACACCTGCGAGGTTCTGGCCATGCCGCTGAACCTCGATGGGCGACCTTACCGACAGGGTTTGATCATTACCGCACCCAAGTCGGCGATCACCAAGCTGGGCGACGCCCGATCGGCCCGCGTGCACTTCATGCCCGACGGCAACCCGCTCAACACTGCACTGATCGGAGCCATGGTCGAAGCAGGCATTCCCAAGGAACGGATCGACAAGGGAATTCTCGGCCTCGGGCTGGACACGCACCACATCAGCTCGCTGGAGGTGGCCAAGAGCGTTGTGCTTGAGGAGAAGGCCGTTGGGGTGATCGACCAGGCCGACTACGACAAGTGGCCTAAGACCGGCGGCTCATTCGTACTTCTGGCTCCGTCACAAGACCAGGTGAGGGTGATCGGCAAAACGCCTCGGACACCCGAGGGCTATTTCGTCGTCTCGACGAAAGCTCCCTCGGAACTGAGAAACCAGCTCGAAGAGTTCCTATTCACCGTGGCGCCCAAGCACCACAAGCTCGCTTTGGCTTCCATGGACATCACCGGCTATTCGCGGCTGTCGGATCAACAGTCGTATGAGGATTACCACCGGCTGATCCGCGGAATATACGGCTCGGACACGCCACCCCCGTCCAGCGGCGAGACACCGTCCACTCAACCCGCCAAGGCCGGCTCATGATGCGGGCAATCTCGTCGCAGAGGCAAACAAAGCCCCAATCAGGCCCGGGCTGCCGGCCGGCACAGTGTGCGGCGGCTGTCGATCAGCGCAGCACCCGACCCCGCACCAGCCGAGACTGATGACCACCACTGGAACGGAAGGAGGACTCAGGACACGATGTCGCTGACCGTTACCCGGATGTAATCCTGGCGATGTCCGGTCTTGCGACGATACCGCTTGCGGCGACGGAACTTGACCACGTCAATCTTGGGACCTCGAAGCTCGCCCTGGATCCTGGCCACGACTTTCGCGCCTTGCACGAATGGCTGCCCGATGCGGGCATCAGCGCCCTCACCGAGCGCCAGGACGCGGTCGAACTCGATGGTGCTCTGCCCCTCGGCCAGATCGCGCAAGTCCACATACATCTTGTCGCCTGGGGCTACCTTGAACTGCCGGCCACCGTCCTCGATGATCGCGTACACGAGTCACACTCCATTCGTCAAGCCAGGTCGGTCTCGCACGTCGCGGTTACCTGGTACCATGTCTCTTGAGCCCCGTATTATGTGGCAAAGGCGACCAAGGGTCAAGGTTCTCCCCACCCGCGGCCGGGGCGTGCTCTCGCGGTCCGGCACAAGTCGGCCTAAACCGCACGCGTCTTGCACTGCCCGGCAAGTCAACGCCGACCTAACTAGTGCATCGCCAGACAGTTGGGTATGCCCCCAAGCCACCCTCGAACTAGGCAGAAGGCCCACCGGGCAGCGCCCGACAACGCGGCCACCCCCGCCCCCCTTCACGCCGGCGACCGGCATCTCCGCCCGCAACCGACGGCCACCCAATCCCTCACGCCACCACACAGCCACCGCTGGCTGTCAACAACGGATCCCACCGTCGTGATCCGCCCCGGCATCCCCGGAGTCCCGAACGCGTGACACCGCTCAGAAAACCCATGACGCCCAAGCCCAACGGGCGGTTCCCATTCGGCGAGTACCTTCCCGCGAAACCCCGGCCTCGTGAATCACCGGAAAGCGTCGTGATGAGCCGAAAACGCCAACCGTTCCGTCAAGACATCCACCCGACCACCTCATGCCGCAACTGCCGGCTAAACAAGAGGTGACACGCAAAACGCCAAGGCCGCCCGCGATCTTTTCACAGGACCAGTCCCGAAAGAACACTCAGACGCACGCCGATCCATGTTCTGCCTCGCGGGGCCCGGGGTGCTCGAAAGCGCCTGAAGCTGCATTCTCGGTATCAAAGACCCAGTGGTCGGAAGTTTCCCTACGCACCTTCAGCCGTACCGCGAACTACCGGGGAGTTGACGGCCAATCCCGGAATCGAGCCACGGTCACCCGCGCCTCGAGCCCCTGCATGCTCCATTGCCTATTGACCAGAGCCTCTTGACACACCCAACCCGCATGCATGGGCGAGTAAACACCCCGGCACACAACAGGGCACGAGTCCGACTGAATGTCCCACGCTGAGACTGGATAGTCCCGTAAAAAACCGGAATTTCCTCAAAATTGGGGTCGACTTGACTCGTGTTTTCTGTTACCTTTGCCTTCGGTACGCCGATAGACGGACTTGGGCGAAAGAAGCGCTTGCGAGTCCCCATCCAACTCGGCGCAATGGACCACCTCCTTCGCCGCTCGTGTCTTCCGCTCAACTCGCGGAATGACTGGTTGGATGCGGACATGCAGGGAACGAGACGTAGATCATTGGTCATCACCGCCCGTGTTCCTTGTCGCGTAATCACAAGTCGGAAGCCGCGGCCGAACCGAACCAGAGGTTGCGACCTGCAGGCGCGTGATCTGCCTGGGCAGTACCTGTTTGCCGAGGCGGTCGTGAGACAACTGGGTTGAAGTCACCGGGATGCAGTGAAAGAGGATCTGAGGTTGTCCATCTCGCTGAAGATGGAGCGAATAAAGGTCTTTTCGAGGGCGTATTCAGATGCAGCGATCCAAGGGATTGGACATGTTAATTGTCTCTCTGTTGCTGGTGGCCGCGACCGGACGCGTCGCGCAAGCCAACGTGTTTGCCTCGGGTTTGGCGGCGCCGTTGTCATGGGACTTCCAGCAACAGGGTCCGCTCACGATCCATTACCGGCTGAACGAACCCGCCACGGAAGTGCGGATCGAGGTCTTCCGGACCTCTCAACCGACGACCGTGATCGCCACGCTGGTCGGCACCACATCCTACGGGATGAACTCGGCGATCTGGGATGGACGAAGGGACACAGGAGGCCCGGCGGCCTCGGCGGACGATTACCAGTTCCGGATCATCGCAAGCCATGCCAGGGGCCACGCTCAGTGGGAAGATATCACTCCCGAGGTTAACGGAGAGACAATCAGTTCCACCGAGTTCGTGGCACCCCAGGGCGTTGCCGCCCAAGCCAATCAGGCTAGCCCCGATTTCGGATGCGTGTTTGTCAACAACAGTCAACCAGAACCCTCATCGGACTCCGTTCTGCAGGCCAGCAAACAAGGGGTTTACGTACTCACCGCCGATCTCGCCTGGTACGGGGGGACCGCAGCATCAGCCTACGCCGCCGGCAAGAACGATCCGGCCAACCATTGGGACTCCCAGGACGACTGGAGCCCTAACAAGATCAAGATCGGGCTCCACGACAGCCACACCTACATCGGCGACTCGGGAGCGTACCAGCGAAGCGACGACCTTTACGTCTCTTCAGGCACGCAGGGCCCTACCGCGACACCCGTTCTCGTGGTTCGTGGCCCCAACCATGGACGCGTCCCGGCAGCCATCTCGATGGGCGCCGGCAGCGAGAAGGTCCTGTATGGAATCGACCGGGATCAAGGTGGCGACGCCTACCCGGACTTCTACCGCTGGGACATCGGTGAGACCGCAGTCAACTTCACCGGACAACCCGTGAAGATCTTCGACGCCAAGGCGGACGCCAATCCGACGGGAATGCTCCTGTGGTCGCTGCGCGACTTCGATCTCGGCACGACCGGCGACCATGACGCCTACTTCGCCAACCGCACCTATCCTCCGGCAGAGGTGCGCGTGTTCAGGCTTTCCCTGGAAGGATCGAAAATGATCTGGAGCAAGACCGGCCTTGAGCTCCAGGCCATGTTCCCGGCGCTCGGCACGCATCCCTATTGCTGCGCCATCGCCGTCGACGAGAACCAGAATCGACTTGCGGTGATGATGGACGGCAGCGCGACGACGGATTCCGGAAAGGTCATGATCCTCCGGACATCGGATGGTGAGTTCCTCGCAGGATGGCAGGCCAGCCCGGCGGGAGATGCGGCCACGAAACAAGGCAAGTGCCTGGACTTCGACGCAGCCGGCAACCTGCTCGTGGGGAGCCTGACCGACCAGCGCCTCCGGCTCTGGTCTCCACCGGACGGGCCCAACAGCTACACGACAACCTTCGTCGGCACCATCGAGATCCATAACGGCATCGTGCTTGAACCACCGGCCATCGTCTCCGCCGTCTCGCGCAAGTCACATGGCAGCGCCGGAGACTTCGACATCCCGGTCGGCCTCGACACCTCAGGGTCTGAATGCCGCGAGGGAGGCGTAAGCCATCTCCTCGTCTCATTCGACAAGGACATACAGATCACCGGGAATCCACTCCTCGGCAGCGTCGTGGTCACCACCGAACAAGGAACAGCCATCGTTCCAACAGGCCTCTCAGCCCAGCAGAGCACCCTGGACATCGAACTGCCGGAGACGCCAAGCGCGTGCGAACTAACGGTCCAGTTCCCGGGCATCTCCAGCTCGGAGGGCGTCACCTGCATCGCAGCCCTGCTCATTCCGGTGCTGACCGGCGATGTCAACCAGGATACCAGGGTGAACGTGCTCGACCTGGCCGCTATTCGCATCGACCTGGGACAGCCTGTGACCGCCGCGACGTTTCGGGCGGATCTCAAGGTCGACGGACGGGTCAACGTCCAGGATCTGACTATAGCCCGGTCGATGATCGGCGCTGAGAAATGACCGGGGCCACGACTTCCGGTGCTCGCGGCGGGCTGAGCGCCCATGGTGCGCCCCGTGGCCACAAGCCTGGAGAGCCGGCAACCGTCGCCTGAAGCGTCACCCTCAGATCCGCGGGCCTATTCTTGCGCTCTCCACCCGTAGGTCACGTACCGGCATGAGCATGTTCCGTCGGCATACAGATCGACAAGGGCATAACCCGGTTCGCATTCCTGGTAGCCGCCCTTCCACCATCCACCGCCGACCGCCCCGTTGCAGAAGTATGAAACTCCAAGATAGTCTACCCGGTCGACCAGGTGCAGATGACCACTCAGGCAGACCTTCACGTTCGGGTGCTTGACAAACAGGTCCTTGATCTTGCGGGCATCAATGTGCATCCACGCCCCCGGCACCTGCCAGTCGCCGGTCTTCTCGTTCTCCCCGTCCATGAACGCGGCCACAGACAGAATCGGGATGTGCGAAAGCACCAGAACCGGAACGTCGGGCTGCACCTTCGCCAAGTCGCCCTTCAACCAGGCAAACTGCTCATCGTCCAGCTTGGCGGTGTATCCCTGGTCAACCGGAAACGTGCTGTCGAGCACAATGA includes:
- a CDS encoding PhnD/SsuA/transferrin family substrate-binding protein, which translates into the protein MPVQPRPAGIVASARLRPCLACALPWALAILGGCTGIKTIVDPLNVLGGAKPPIRVGVTTLDLAPPLLMLPKRELFNLAMADYLKEQVHFELLTPRQIRVHLGTGRMAFAMLRPVDYARMTPTDTCEVLAMPLNLDGRPYRQGLIITAPKSAITKLGDARSARVHFMPDGNPLNTALIGAMVEAGIPKERIDKGILGLGLDTHHISSLEVAKSVVLEEKAVGVIDQADYDKWPKTGGSFVLLAPSQDQVRVIGKTPRTPEGYFVVSTKAPSELRNQLEEFLFTVAPKHHKLALASMDITGYSRLSDQQSYEDYHRLIRGIYGSDTPPPSSGETPSTQPAKAGS
- a CDS encoding PEP-CTERM sorting domain-containing protein — protein: MKHVMSAVALLALMAVPAMGALWSDDFQSYAAGTVLDGVGGWDGWDAGGVNAAVKVDPKPSSAGDQMVEMTAGDDLVQQYSGYTSGKYVFTAMQYIPSTHAGTQTYFIMMNNYNIGGSAPKGWSVQMKFDYGTNLVTDDESSEKPGVPIAYDQWKQIKVAIDLDANTQTTYYGGAYVGTADWYNAGDANHVKSIAALDLWADSGGGGVGYDDIRLLPEPATLCLLALGGLFLRRR
- a CDS encoding NAD(P)-dependent oxidoreductase; this translates as MESEEQLDDVLTEPTPSLVKNLSGLDGDIIILGVAGKMGPTLARLARRALDQAGSTSRVIGVARFSEPGLREQLERRGIETLAGDLLEPDVLAGLPDAPNVIYLAGRKFGSTGQEELTWAMNAYLPARVAEKYRQSRIVALSTGNVYPLTPVSRPGPDETTPTRPIGEYAQSCLGRERMFQYFSARNKTPVALVRLNYAVDLRYGVLVDVARKVHDGEPVSLAMGYANVIWQGDANAAILRCLRHCTSPPFILNLTGLEILSIREVAEVFGNMFGRKPVFEGKEEPTALLSNAGRYGDLMGPPLVSADQLINWVAHWVAAGGRLLNKPTHFEARDGRF
- a CDS encoding dockerin type I repeat-containing protein, whose protein sequence is MLIVSLLLVAATGRVAQANVFASGLAAPLSWDFQQQGPLTIHYRLNEPATEVRIEVFRTSQPTTVIATLVGTTSYGMNSAIWDGRRDTGGPAASADDYQFRIIASHARGHAQWEDITPEVNGETISSTEFVAPQGVAAQANQASPDFGCVFVNNSQPEPSSDSVLQASKQGVYVLTADLAWYGGTAASAYAAGKNDPANHWDSQDDWSPNKIKIGLHDSHTYIGDSGAYQRSDDLYVSSGTQGPTATPVLVVRGPNHGRVPAAISMGAGSEKVLYGIDRDQGGDAYPDFYRWDIGETAVNFTGQPVKIFDAKADANPTGMLLWSLRDFDLGTTGDHDAYFANRTYPPAEVRVFRLSLEGSKMIWSKTGLELQAMFPALGTHPYCCAIAVDENQNRLAVMMDGSATTDSGKVMILRTSDGEFLAGWQASPAGDAATKQGKCLDFDAAGNLLVGSLTDQRLRLWSPPDGPNSYTTTFVGTIEIHNGIVLEPPAIVSAVSRKSHGSAGDFDIPVGLDTSGSECREGGVSHLLVSFDKDIQITGNPLLGSVVVTTEQGTAIVPTGLSAQQSTLDIELPETPSACELTVQFPGISSSEGVTCIAALLIPVLTGDVNQDTRVNVLDLAAIRIDLGQPVTAATFRADLKVDGRVNVQDLTIARSMIGAEK
- the rplU gene encoding 50S ribosomal protein L21, which produces MYAIIEDGGRQFKVAPGDKMYVDLRDLAEGQSTIEFDRVLALGEGADARIGQPFVQGAKVVARIQGELRGPKIDVVKFRRRKRYRRKTGHRQDYIRVTVSDIVS